The window GATCATTGCATTGGCAAAATCTGTCCTAAACGATCCCAAGTTGGAGCTGTAGGCATTAACCTGAGAGTCTGTTGAACCCCCACTAAAGAGTTGCTGGTCAGAGTGTAACAGTCCTTTCTGGCTCTGCAAATTCTTGTAATATGCATTGTCGAATGATGTCGGGCTTGTGGTGTCCAGGGGGGAAAGGTTGTTGTCCCCCCCTGTGCTTGGACAGTTTGCTCTTAGCGAAGTTGCAAAGGAGGGGTCAATCGTGGTCTCATTGTAGATTCTTGACCGGAAGGTTGTGCACCTAGCTTGCCCGATTGTGTGAGATCCTGAAGAAATTAATCGGCAAAATAACATCATTCATCATGTTAACATGAATTTGATAAGATTTTCAATCGAGTTTGGTGgctaatagttaagaatttaagttGCTAACAGCATAACATACCTGAGAGGGCTACCATTTCTTTAGCAGTGAAACCTTTGTTTGAGAAGGCACTGATAAGGCCACTGAGACTCAAAGTTGGAGCAGGGATGTTGGAATTAGCAGCATTCAAGCTTGCTGTGGTTGAATCTCTTCTTCCCAAAAGAACTGACCAACTAGGTCCTCCAAGCTGAAACAAAGTGAAAAGTAAAAACGAGTATTTTTTACAGTAATTCCAATGCAGATTTATAAATCATGATTTTCACTTACAGCAACAACAGAGTCACGAGCCGCAACTGCTACAATATCAGCACAAGAAACTACACCAGGGCACAAACTCTCCAATTGAGACTTGATGGTATCAATTACTTCATATCCCCTCACTGAATTGTTGTTTGGACCAGCTGTTTTTTCTCCTGTGATATTTGCCGTGTCATCCAATAGTATGGATGCATCGCATCCCTGATTCATAATAAATTAACAAACTTGTTACTTTTTTTGTTCTAAACTTGCACGTGTACATGCGCCAATATGAATTTCATGCATGATAATCATATGGCTACATAGGATACATATCCTACGgcaaaacaattaaattggTTAATATTGCAGAACAATTATATGcatttattattcaaatgttACTCACAAACGTATATAcgcacacacatatatataaaatcatcTGCAAAATGCAGATGTTGTTGAAAATTGAATCCAAgacatgtttttattttctctgaAGTCATTCCTCTTTCTCTAAGCTTGATACTGGCTAactattgataaatattaatagCCAAAGATAACAAGTCAAAACATAGAGCAGAGACTATCTACCCAATCTGAGCAGTGATCATGGAAAGCTCAGGTTGTTATGCACCCTCTATATAGCTTACCTGATagagttttatattttgtgtTCGCATCATTAACATCTGGTTCCTTAACATTAATTATTAAGATTTGTGGTCCTAATCTATTGCTGAATGCCACGGCAGAGCAAACATGAGATGATGACCACATgcaaaaaatacaaataaacaaaacaagttcttaaaatatactacacataaataaacaaatgatTAACAAAACAATCAATCAgcatatttcattttaatgtCTCCTACCAAGTCAAAAATGTTGGCTTCTTCAGTGGCAACTATCGTTTAGTTAGATGTCGGTCGAGACAGTTCCACCCCACCCcctttgtttttatgttaaaaagttttggttttcttttgaattaaattagtaaaacAAATCTGcccccaaaaaaaaaccttGGTAAAGCAAATCTCAAAAACAAATTGTAGGGAATCTTTCTACCTATGTGACATCTTCCTAACctttaaaagaacaaaagaaaaaaatgataaaagacATTCTTAACTTTAATAGTAAGGGAAAAATATTGGAAGATTCAAAGCAAATCAAAATACGCAAATGATAAAAAGGGACCATAGCATATGCTTTGGTCctgcattttttttaactagCTAGTTTTTCAGGTTTTCTTTTGTAATTGTCTAGTAGTAATTAGTAGTGACCGAAATTTCTGACTAGACATACATTATCAGCAGGCAAATTGAACTCGTGCATGCAAGCAAGGATgtttcaaggaaaatgaattaagttgGTAGCAAGCTGGAAAGATGAAGCCAGAGAAGACTTGCATTGACAAAGCAATCGTGGAAATGAAGGCGGAGCAAGGAAGCCCCCATGCGAGCCTCTTTCGAGACAGCAGAGTCCACTGCTGATTTAATGGTGGCAAGTGCTCTAGGGCATGTCGTTGCATAAAAGTTAGAGGACAATTGGGCAGAGGCCATATTTGTAAGAAGTAAAAACCAccctaagaagaatttgaactTATTCAAAGGGGAGGAATATTTGGAAGCCATGGATATAACAAGTTGGcaagaaattagaaaaaccaaagaagtAGAAAGGCTCCAAGTTCAGAGCTGGTGATATCGGATCTACAGAATTTCCTCTATTTATAGAGACCAGAGAGCTCTGCCTTAGAGGCTTCTACTCCTTTGCATACCCCCAATCGCATCTAAGTCAATGGAGAATACGAAAAAGGTGATTGAAAAATTAGTTGGATATGGAGGTGAAGGGTGAATTGTTTTTTAAGTAAAGTGTGACGAATGGAATTTGGCTGCTAGCTGTAATTCATATGTATAAAAGGTAACAATTGACTTAGTGCAGGTCACTATTATTATCCCTGTGGAAACAATcgacaaaaattaaaaacaagatATAAGGAAAGCTTTGTTTCTATTAATTCAGAATTCAGCAAAAACGTGTTGTCCCACCAAAAAAGATGAC is drawn from Theobroma cacao cultivar B97-61/B2 chromosome 4, Criollo_cocoa_genome_V2, whole genome shotgun sequence and contains these coding sequences:
- the LOC18602263 gene encoding cationic peroxidase 1, encoding MASKYSSPLNKFKFFLGWFLLLTNMASAQLSSNFYATTCPRALATIKSAVDSAVSKEARMGASLLRLHFHDCFVNGCDASILLDDTANITGEKTAGPNNNSVRGYEVIDTIKSQLESLCPGVVSCADIVAVAARDSVVALGGPSWSVLLGRRDSTTASLNAANSNIPAPTLSLSGLISAFSNKGFTAKEMVALSGSHTIGQARCTTFRSRIYNETTIDPSFATSLRANCPSTGGDNNLSPLDTTSPTSFDNAYYKNLQSQKGLLHSDQQLFSGGSTDSQVNAYSSNLGSFRTDFANAMIKMGNLSPLTGTSGQIRTNCRKVN